The proteins below come from a single Prolixibacter sp. NT017 genomic window:
- a CDS encoding aldo/keto reductase, protein MMAAKSTKNISRRRFIRTSATAAFGISMIPYISRGSLAVENPMKRVFGRTGFEVTTLGLGGQASIQWTPSDVDPVAIILKAHKLGVNYYDTSNVYGPSQMNYGKAFRKLDMVPGLPGYRERARRNIFLTSKTHLRYAKGGDNVEGVRSGTNGPDGSKTLDDVRRSLSQMFGDGKGNYPKGAYLDMVLIHSLSTWQELDAVYEGLDNPDPDAERIGALAALRDVRDGTNLTGLNPKEERLIRHIGFSGHYDAALMMAMIQRDKYELLDGMLVAINANDKLNFNMQNNVIPVAAAKNMGIIAMKVFADGAMYTKPATWSNKPEHVVRTVGSASLPSTPLVQYSLTTPGIHTAIIGIGHISEEHRDCQLTQNLASAQVEPDSLSESDREKIEKMANVVKNGETNYFQMNQKPLSAPREVALEQRNEGSTRKAVLTWQTAYAGASPLDRYEIWRDGEKVGQMPYRPQTTMEPFVYEDVVEDNAAHSYIMKSVDKQGESASSEAVTMQAV, encoded by the coding sequence ATGATGGCAGCAAAATCAACCAAAAACATTTCCCGCCGCCGTTTTATCCGTACTTCAGCAACAGCCGCTTTTGGTATTTCCATGATTCCTTATATCAGTCGGGGCAGTCTGGCTGTCGAGAATCCGATGAAGCGGGTATTCGGGCGTACGGGCTTTGAAGTTACCACCCTTGGTTTGGGCGGTCAGGCATCCATTCAGTGGACGCCGTCGGATGTCGATCCGGTCGCTATTATTCTGAAAGCACACAAACTGGGCGTGAATTATTACGATACATCGAATGTATATGGCCCAAGCCAGATGAATTATGGAAAAGCTTTCCGCAAGCTGGATATGGTTCCCGGTTTGCCCGGATACCGGGAAAGGGCTCGCCGGAATATCTTTCTGACGTCCAAAACACACCTTCGTTATGCAAAAGGTGGCGATAACGTGGAAGGTGTCCGGAGTGGTACCAATGGCCCCGATGGTTCAAAAACACTGGATGACGTCCGTCGTTCGCTCTCGCAGATGTTTGGCGATGGAAAAGGCAATTATCCGAAAGGTGCTTACCTCGATATGGTGTTGATTCATAGCTTATCGACCTGGCAGGAATTGGATGCGGTGTATGAAGGCCTCGATAATCCGGACCCGGATGCAGAACGGATTGGAGCTTTAGCCGCTTTACGCGATGTGCGGGATGGTACCAACCTGACGGGGCTGAATCCGAAAGAAGAGCGGTTGATTCGCCACATCGGTTTCTCGGGCCACTACGATGCTGCTTTGATGATGGCCATGATACAGCGGGATAAATACGAACTGCTGGACGGTATGTTGGTGGCCATCAATGCTAACGACAAGCTGAATTTCAACATGCAGAACAATGTGATTCCGGTGGCAGCAGCCAAAAATATGGGAATCATTGCTATGAAAGTTTTTGCGGATGGTGCTATGTATACAAAGCCTGCTACCTGGTCGAACAAACCGGAACATGTGGTTCGGACTGTAGGAAGTGCGTCGCTGCCCAGCACTCCACTGGTTCAGTATTCGCTCACAACTCCCGGCATTCATACAGCCATTATCGGAATCGGTCACATCAGTGAAGAGCACCGCGATTGTCAGTTGACGCAAAATCTGGCTTCTGCCCAGGTCGAGCCAGACAGCTTGTCGGAATCCGACCGGGAAAAGATTGAAAAGATGGCGAATGTGGTGAAAAATGGTGAAACTAACTATTTTCAGATGAATCAAAAACCGCTGTCGGCTCCGCGTGAAGTGGCTCTTGAGCAACGAAATGAAGGGAGTACCCGAAAGGCGGTTTTGACCTGGCAAACGGCCTATGCCGGTGCGTCGCCGCTCGATCGGTATGAAATATGGCGTGATGGCGAAAAAGTGGGACAAATGCCTTACCGTCCGCAAACAACTATGGAACCTTTTGTTTATGAGGACGTAGTAGAAGATAACGCAGCGCATAGTTATATTATGAAGAGCGTTGACAAGCAGGGGGAATCAGCTTCCTCCGAAGCGGTTACCATGCAAGCAGTCTGA
- a CDS encoding DUF1080 domain-containing protein, producing the protein MRTRTFFFLLLCLISAPAFAGNGHWQSLFNGNDLSGWKQINGTAPFEIVNGEIIGTTITGSPNSFLATQKNYGDFILEYEMKMDEGLNSGVQIRSLSTPDYQNGRVHGYQVECDDSDRAWSAGIYDEARRGWLYPMEYNPKGKTAFKKGEWNKYRVEAIGNTIRTWLNGVPCANLVDDMTPEGFIALQVHSIGDDKTRAGKQIRWRNIRIMTDNLEAEREPMPDVRQVSYLNNQLTEWEKAHGWQLLWDGKTTDGWRSARGEDFPDKGWSIADGVLTVNASDGKESANGGDIITSQRYRNFVLEVDFKLTEGANSGIKYFVQTGLNKGLGSSIGCEYQLLDDQRHPDAKLGVDGNRTLASLYDLIPANAQCFDPAQMVKRFNGIGAWNRARIEVHGDTVKHFLNGVKEVEYVRNNQMWNALVAYSKYKKYKNFGNFQDGHILLQDHGNEVHFRNIKIKPL; encoded by the coding sequence ATGAGAACACGCACATTTTTTTTCCTGCTTCTTTGTTTGATATCTGCGCCGGCTTTCGCCGGAAATGGTCACTGGCAGAGTCTTTTCAATGGTAACGATTTATCCGGTTGGAAACAGATAAACGGTACAGCTCCCTTTGAAATAGTTAACGGGGAAATTATCGGAACCACGATTACCGGCTCACCCAACTCCTTTTTAGCTACGCAAAAGAATTATGGCGACTTTATCCTCGAATACGAAATGAAAATGGATGAAGGCCTGAATTCGGGTGTCCAGATTCGCAGTTTGAGTACGCCGGATTATCAGAATGGCCGCGTACATGGCTACCAGGTAGAGTGTGATGACTCGGATCGGGCATGGTCAGCTGGTATTTATGACGAGGCCCGTCGTGGCTGGCTCTATCCGATGGAGTATAATCCGAAAGGAAAAACCGCTTTCAAAAAGGGAGAATGGAACAAATACCGGGTCGAAGCCATTGGGAACACCATCCGGACCTGGTTAAACGGTGTGCCTTGTGCCAATCTGGTGGATGACATGACTCCGGAAGGTTTTATCGCTTTGCAGGTACATTCCATTGGCGATGATAAGACGCGTGCCGGCAAACAAATTCGCTGGCGGAACATTCGCATCATGACGGATAACCTGGAAGCGGAACGTGAACCCATGCCTGATGTGCGACAGGTGAGCTACCTGAACAATCAGCTCACTGAATGGGAAAAAGCGCATGGCTGGCAATTGCTGTGGGATGGTAAAACCACAGATGGCTGGCGAAGTGCCCGTGGTGAAGATTTTCCTGATAAGGGTTGGTCCATTGCGGATGGAGTTTTGACAGTTAATGCATCGGATGGAAAAGAATCGGCTAATGGCGGCGATATTATTACGAGCCAACGTTATCGGAACTTCGTGCTGGAAGTGGATTTCAAACTTACCGAAGGAGCCAATTCCGGCATCAAGTATTTTGTGCAGACCGGTTTGAATAAAGGGCTGGGGTCATCGATAGGATGTGAATATCAGTTGTTGGACGACCAGCGGCATCCCGACGCTAAGCTGGGAGTTGATGGCAACCGGACACTGGCCTCTTTGTACGATTTGATTCCGGCCAATGCTCAGTGTTTTGATCCGGCCCAGATGGTGAAGCGTTTCAACGGAATTGGTGCCTGGAACCGAGCAAGAATAGAAGTTCACGGTGATACAGTGAAGCATTTCTTAAATGGGGTAAAAGAAGTAGAATATGTCAGGAATAACCAGATGTGGAATGCGCTGGTCGCCTACAGTAAATACAAAAAATACAAGAACTTCGGGAACTTTCAGGATGGGCATATCCTGTTGCAGGACCATGGGAACGAGGTACATTTTCGGAATATAAAGATCAAGCCGTTGTAA
- a CDS encoding SOS response-associated peptidase: MCDRYIFVQKAGVIRKRFQVFVPENIQWTPSYNIAPGKYAPVIISQQPETLLHYIWGSVPFPTKDKNLFVSHIDAKDLELPAPNTSIRYLIQQQRCLVPADAYIQGTKGHGLSKPFLVYLRKKARPFAFAGIYDTWLDEITGELIHSFAIITTTANELLRRLPCDRAPVILLHEQEKA; this comes from the coding sequence ATGTGCGACCGATATATTTTCGTGCAAAAGGCAGGCGTTATCCGGAAACGGTTTCAGGTTTTCGTACCCGAAAATATACAATGGACACCATCCTACAACATCGCTCCCGGAAAGTACGCCCCGGTCATCATTTCTCAGCAACCGGAAACGCTACTACACTACATTTGGGGCTCTGTGCCGTTTCCCACAAAAGACAAAAACCTATTCGTCAGCCATATTGACGCAAAAGATCTGGAATTGCCTGCACCTAACACTTCCATCCGATACCTCATTCAGCAACAGCGTTGCCTCGTTCCAGCCGATGCTTATATCCAGGGAACTAAGGGACATGGTTTAAGCAAACCATTTCTGGTTTATCTCCGGAAGAAGGCTCGTCCTTTTGCTTTCGCAGGAATCTATGACACCTGGCTGGATGAGATAACTGGTGAACTGATTCATTCATTCGCCATCATCACCACAACCGCCAATGAATTACTCCGAAGACTTCCGTGCGATCGGGCGCCGGTCATCCTCCTTCATGAACAAGAGAAAGCCTGA